A window from uncultured Desulfobacter sp. encodes these proteins:
- the rlmN gene encoding 23S rRNA (adenine(2503)-C(2))-methyltransferase RlmN, with product MIDIFGMTLDQLIQTLRKDYGKGPFHAEALYREVFKNGGKDIGNAPEFKNSLKFWTELEPALVPVSGNVEETFKDDDLVKFITRFSDGLKIESVIIPMTRHNTLCVSSQVGCKMGCKFCQTARMGFKRSLSASEIVGQVFNARHILGYDIKNIVFMGMGEPFDNFDALMTAINLLNCQKGSDIALRHMTISTCGVVPGIERLAQMNMPNIRLAVSINGPDDATRSALMPVNRRWPLAALKKSLEAYPLTPRGVFLFEYILIKGVNDTMDHAQALAQFIHPLPVRLNLIPYNPVTGFDHQSPSDEQMHDFAQTLTDQGVFVIKRWSKGRSVSAGCGQLGKI from the coding sequence ATGATTGATATTTTTGGTATGACGCTGGATCAGTTGATCCAGACCCTGCGAAAGGACTACGGCAAGGGGCCGTTTCATGCCGAAGCGCTCTACCGGGAAGTGTTTAAAAACGGCGGGAAAGATATAGGCAATGCCCCGGAATTCAAAAACTCTCTAAAATTTTGGACTGAACTTGAACCTGCGCTGGTGCCGGTATCCGGCAATGTGGAAGAAACCTTCAAAGATGATGACCTGGTCAAGTTTATCACCCGGTTTTCCGATGGCCTGAAAATTGAATCCGTGATCATCCCCATGACCCGGCACAATACCCTGTGCGTCTCAAGCCAGGTGGGGTGCAAAATGGGGTGCAAATTCTGCCAGACCGCCCGCATGGGATTCAAGCGCAGCCTGTCCGCATCCGAAATTGTGGGCCAGGTGTTTAATGCCCGGCATATTCTGGGTTACGATATAAAAAACATTGTATTCATGGGTATGGGGGAACCGTTTGACAACTTTGATGCGCTGATGACCGCCATCAACCTGCTCAACTGCCAGAAAGGCTCGGATATTGCTCTGCGCCACATGACCATTTCCACCTGCGGTGTGGTGCCGGGGATTGAGCGCCTGGCCCAGATGAATATGCCCAATATCCGCTTGGCCGTTTCCATAAACGGGCCGGACGATGCCACCCGCTCCGCCCTGATGCCGGTGAACCGGCGCTGGCCCCTTGCAGCACTGAAAAAAAGCCTTGAAGCATATCCCCTGACCCCGAGAGGCGTCTTTCTTTTTGAATATATTTTAATTAAAGGGGTGAACGACACCATGGACCATGCCCAGGCCCTGGCCCAGTTCATTCATCCACTGCCCGTACGATTGAATCTGATTCCATACAATCCTGTAACCGGCTTTGACCATCAGAGCCCCAGCGACGAACAGATGCATGATTTTGCCCAGACGCTCACCGACCAGGGGGTGTTTGTGATCAAAAGATGGAGCAAGGGCAGATCGGTCAGCGCCGGATGCGGCCAGCTGGGAAAAATTTGA
- a CDS encoding arylesterase encodes MKKGLIVLAIVVAGVLGYRFWAGEKAYEIKNVPATVSRVVCFGDSLTRGVGAGKGNDYPSRLAEMTGLEIINSGVSGDTTAAGLARLEDDVLDYEPDVVLITLGGNDLKNRVNVDTARANLAEIIQLIQAGGAMVVLGGIDIPLYGKGYAKMYDSLARQTGSVLIPNILEGLFGHSEFMSDSIHPNDKGYEIMAGYFYKALEGLPLVVN; translated from the coding sequence TTGAAAAAAGGTCTTATTGTTCTGGCGATAGTTGTTGCAGGTGTTTTGGGATATCGGTTCTGGGCCGGGGAAAAAGCGTATGAAATAAAAAATGTGCCTGCAACTGTATCACGCGTTGTCTGTTTTGGTGACAGTCTGACCCGGGGCGTGGGTGCCGGTAAAGGAAACGATTATCCGTCCCGGCTGGCAGAGATGACCGGTCTTGAGATTATCAATTCCGGGGTGTCGGGAGATACCACAGCGGCCGGTCTGGCACGGCTCGAAGATGATGTGCTGGACTATGAACCCGATGTGGTGCTCATTACCCTGGGCGGCAATGATCTGAAAAACCGGGTGAACGTGGATACGGCCCGGGCAAATTTGGCCGAAATTATCCAGCTCATCCAGGCCGGCGGGGCCATGGTGGTTCTGGGGGGAATAGATATCCCCCTGTACGGCAAAGGTTATGCCAAGATGTATGACTCCCTTGCCCGGCAGACCGGTTCGGTGCTGATCCCCAATATTCTTGAAGGCCTGTTCGGGCATTCCGAATTCATGAGTGATTCCATCCATCCCAATGACAAGGGCTATGAGATTATGGCCGGATATTTTTATAAGGCCCTGGAGGGACTGCCATTGGTTGTGAATTAG